DNA from Trueperaceae bacterium:
TCACGCGCGACGACGCCGACCGCGCCGTCGACGCCCTCGCGGGGGCGCTGGCGGACACCGCCCCCGGCCCCTGACGTGGAGGCGGCGGACGCCCGCGCGTGGCTGCGGCTCGCCGTCGCCACCCCCAGCCCGTCCGGCCGCGAAGCGGACGTCGTGACGCGCCTCGCGGACGCTCTCCCCGTCCGTCCGGACGGCGTCGGCTTCGACGACGTCCGCGTCGACGACGCCGGGAACCTGCACGCGGTCCGCGGGCACGGCCCGCTCGAGGTGCTCGCGCTCGGGCACCTCGACACCGTCCCGGGCGACGTCCCCGTCGAGGAGCGCGGCGGAGCGCTGTACGGGCGCGGGACGGTCGACGCGAAGGGGCCCCTCTGCGCGGCCCTCGCCGCCGTCGCGCGCCTCGACCGGGAGGTCCGCGACGCGCTGACGGTGCGGGTCGTCGGCGCGGTCGGGGAGGAGACCCCCGGTAGCGTCGGGGCGCGCCACCTCCTCGCCACCCGCGCGGCCCCCGACCGCCTGGTGATCCTCGAGCCGTCGGGGTGGGACGCCGTCACCCTCGGCTACAAGGGGCGGCTCGCCGTGCACGCCCGCGCGGTGCGGCCCGCCGCGCACGGCGCCGGCCCCGCCGCCTCCGCCGCCGACGACCTCGTGGCGTGGCTCGCGACCCTCCGCGCGGCCCGCGACGCGGCGAACGCGAACGGGGCGCCCCGCGGGGCGTTCGACGCGCTCCAAGCGACCGTGACGGGACTCACGCACGAGCACGACGGCCTCGCCGTGCGCGCCGACGCGACGGTCGTCTTCCGCCTCCCGCCCGCCTGGCCGCCCGACCGCCTCGCGGCGTGGCTCACCGATCTGCCGCGGCCCCCGTCGGTCACCCTCGAGATCCAGGCCGAGCGCCTCGCCGCCGTCCGCAGCCCCCGCGACGGCGACCTGCAGCGCGCGTGGCGCACCGCGATCCGCGCGGTGGGCGGCCGCCCCCGGACGGTCGTCAAGACCGGCACGAGCGACTGGAACGTCGTGGCGGACGCCTGGCCGGTCCCGACGATCGCCTACGGGCCCGGCGACGCGTCGCTCGACCACACCCCCGACGAACACCTGGACCTCGGCGCGTACGACGCCGCCGTGGACGTCGTCCGGGCCGCCCTGGCGCAGCTCGCGGGCGTCCACGCGACGGCGCGGACCCCGAAGGGCCCGCGCCGCGAACGATCCTGACCTCGGGAGCGTCGCTCAGACGCCGGACAGGTCGTAGTTCTTCTGGATGTACGACGTCCACTCCGCGGGGACGTCCTCCTCGGTGTAGATCGCGTCGACCGGGCACGCGGGGATGCAGGCGCCGCAGTCGATGCACTCCTCGGGGTGGATGTAGAACTGGTCGTCGGCCTCGTAGATGCACTCCACGGGGCACACGTCGACGCAGGCTTGGTCCTTGGTGCCGATGCACGGCTCCGTGATGATGTGGGGCATGGCCACCTCCTCGTGGCCGCCGCGCACGCGGTCCGACCACGACGTCATCATCCCCCACGCCGATGGGGGCGTCAAGGACGCGTGGGGCGAAGGGATGCGCCGGGCGCGACGCACCGCCGTGCGCCACGCCCGCCCGGCGCCGGAGGCCGCCCGTATACTCCCGGGACATGACCGTCGCGTCCGCCGAGCGCCTCCTGCAGCTCCTCGAGTACGTCCTGGACGACGTACGGCACCACCGTCCCGTCCGCGGGGGCATCGAGGCGGTGCACGAGCTCGCCGACGAGGTCGCCGCCGCCCGGGGGGACCTCGCGCCGGACCGCGCGAACCGGTTCGAAGCGCTCCAACGGGAACTCCACGCCGGTCTCGGGCCGCTCGCGCCGGCGCGCGCGTCCGGCGGGGGCGCCGCACCGAACCTTGCGGACCTCGTTCTCGGGGCGTCGGCCGCCCCGGTGCAGGCCAGCGCCACGGCGGCGGAGACGGCCCGCACCGTGGTCCTCGACGCCCCCGGTCGCGCCGGCCCACCCGCGGACGCCGGCCCGCCCGCGGACGCCGGCCCGCCCGGGGGTGCCGACGCCCCCCCGGAGGGGGCGAACGCCGTCGCGCCGCCGATCGGGGAGGCGGAGCGGACCGAACGCGCCGTCGTCGCCCGCCTCGCCGAACGGGTGTTCGGCGGGGAGATCGAACGCTTCGCGGAGACCACGGCCGCCGCCTGGCGCGCCGAACGCGACCGCGTGACCGCCCGCGTCATGTACGCCACGCTCCGGAACCTCGAGCGCTGGGCGGCGAGCGACGCCTTCGCCGACGACGTCAACCTCCGCGCGTTCGAGGTCGTCGAACCCATCCCGGAACCGATCGACCCGCTCGTCACGGTCCACCACGAAGAGACGCTCGTCGAGGTGGCGCGCGGCGTCGCGGAGGCGGTGCTGGGGGTGTGCGACCGCGACCCACCCCCGAACGTCGACCGGACCGGCTCGCTCGCGTACGTCCGCAACCTCGCGCACGCCGTGATTCGCGACCCGTACGCCGGGAAGCGCGCCGCGAGCGAACCTCCGGGCCTCGACGCGAAGGGGTTGCGCGAAGCGATCCGCGACGTGTCCCGCCGCAACCTGCCCGACTGGGAGAAACGCACGCGGCGCGAGGAACTGCAGGTGCAGTTGCGGGAGCGCGAGGCGTGGGAGCGGCAACGCGCCGAGGCGTTGCGGTCCGCCCTCCCGCACCTCCGCGAACGCGTCGACGCGTTCTTCGAGCACCTCGCGGCGTTGCTGCCCGCGTCGGTCGGCGGCTCCGGCGCCGAACCCCGGCTCGAGGGGGGCGTCCTGTTCGCCCTCGATCCGGCCCTCCGCCGAGACGCACCCGTGAACGGCGAGCACGACCTCACCCTCCGGGTCGCGGAGCCCGTCCGGACGACGTTCGCGGGGTGGACCCTCGTCGTCACGCACGCCGGCGAGGACCGCACGCTGTACCTGGACGACGTCGCCATCCCCCTCGACCGCGACCGGGTGAGCGACGTCGGTGGCGCGCAGGTCGCGACGTTCCCGCTGCAGGCGTACCTTCACGTCGCCGTGCGGTCGCGGGGCGGCTCCTTGCCCGCCCGCGTCGCGGAGGCCGCCGCGATCCTGCACGTCCTCGCCGCGCCCGACGCGGCGGCGCTGGAGGGGGCGTTGGCGCGCCTCGCGCCCGCCACGAGCGGCGACCGCGACGACCGCCTGTCGGCCGCGCTCCGTCACGGCGCCGCCCTGGCGAACGACGCGGACGACGTCCGGGGTGCGTGGCGCGACCTGCTGGAGGGCGTCGCGGAGGCGGAGGGCGTCCCG
Protein-coding regions in this window:
- a CDS encoding ferredoxin family protein, with amino-acid sequence MPHIITEPCIGTKDQACVDVCPVECIYEADDQFYIHPEECIDCGACIPACPVDAIYTEEDVPAEWTSYIQKNYDLSGV
- a CDS encoding M20/M25/M40 family metallo-hydrolase, whose translation is MEAADARAWLRLAVATPSPSGREADVVTRLADALPVRPDGVGFDDVRVDDAGNLHAVRGHGPLEVLALGHLDTVPGDVPVEERGGALYGRGTVDAKGPLCAALAAVARLDREVRDALTVRVVGAVGEETPGSVGARHLLATRAAPDRLVILEPSGWDAVTLGYKGRLAVHARAVRPAAHGAGPAASAADDLVAWLATLRAARDAANANGAPRGAFDALQATVTGLTHEHDGLAVRADATVVFRLPPAWPPDRLAAWLTDLPRPPSVTLEIQAERLAAVRSPRDGDLQRAWRTAIRAVGGRPRTVVKTGTSDWNVVADAWPVPTIAYGPGDASLDHTPDEHLDLGAYDAAVDVVRAALAQLAGVHATARTPKGPRRERS